A window of Cyanobacterium sp. T60_A2020_053 genomic DNA:
TCCTCCCCTGCTTCCCTTTCTTCCCTCTCTTCATCAAAGAGAATGTTCTTGTAACACTTCTAACGGTACATAATTGAGGGTTTTTTCATGGGTGGCATCTAAGACGATGGGGGGCGCACATCCTGCTTTCAAAGCGTCTAACCATCTCGATACACATAAACACCATTTATCACCGGGTTTCAAGCCGGGGAAGTTATACATGGGCATGGGAGTAATTAAATCATTCCCCTGCGCTTTACTGAAGTTCAAAAATTCTGCTGTCACTTGCGCACATACCAAATGTAAGCCCACATCTCCCATACCCGTGCGACAACACCCATCACGATAATAACCGGTGACGGGCGCTGTGCAACATATCCCTAATGGTTTCCCTAAAACATTTTTATCCATCGTCAATTCCTTTTTATTAAAAAATAATAACGTTTTTTAGTTCAAAATATAAATCAGTTTAAAATTGAATCGTAGAAACAATCAGGAAATTTCACGTACAAATTAAAATCGTGAATCCCCTACAAAGTATTTTAGCTAAATATTGCCTTGAAATAAGAAAGGGTTTATTGCTTCTTAGTATGCCCACAGGTTTCGGGAAAACTTATAACGTTTTAGAATTTATCTACCAAAATTATCAACAATTTAAAGAAGATAACCGAAAAATAATTTTTCTTACCAATCTTAAAAAGAATTTGCCCCACGAAGATTTAAAGCAACGCTTTGTCCAAGATGATCAAGAAAAAGAATATGATAATCATGTCTTATTTATTGATTCTAATTTTGATTGCATTATTAATAACTTATTAAGTGTACAAAATGAAATAAATGACAATTATAAAAACAGTAAAAATTATGGCAAATTAATCGAAAATATCAAAATATTTAAAAATTTGCCAAATATTGAATCAGATTACCGAAAGTTTATCAAAAAAGAAATAGAAAAATATGAATCTCAATTTAGAAAATCAATACAAAAAAGTTTAGAAAACATTAAGCCAAAACAAGATCGTATTAAGGCAATCAAAAACGATCCAGAGTATCAATGGATAGGCAAATTGTATCCTGCTGTTTTTACAGATGAAAAAACAGTCTTATTTATGAGTATCGATAAATTTTGTTTAAAAAATTCAACCCTAGTTGAACCTAGCTATTTTTGTTATAAACAACTAGCAAAAAATGCTTTAATTTTTATGGATGAATTTGATTCCACTAAAAGTGCAATTTTAAATCAAATTATCTCTGAAAAAGTCTCGAAGAAAAAAGATTTAATTAATTTATTTTTGAATATTCATAACCATCTACAAAATACAGAATTTCCTACATTTTTACTCAAAGAATCTCAAAGAAGGAAAAAAATATCCAATCAAAATAATAAAATCATACTTTTATCACAAATAGTTGAAGAATTAAGGAAAAAATCTCAGAAAATATTTGAGGACTTTTCTCTACAGTATAATTATAAATATCAGTCTAACAATGAAGAAAAACCTAAAAGAAATTTTTTATTCTATGATTATCAAACTCATCACGTTTTAGACAGAAGTTCAAATCTCATTATATGCAAGGATGAAGAAAATAAAATTAACCAAATAAAAACGGTTGAATATAAAGATTTTAATAAATATAAACAAGATAGATTATCAACTTTAACTGGTAGAATGATTGGTTTTATTAACTACTTTCAAAGAGGAATTAGTTTTTTAGCCGAAAACTATCAAAATCTCAAAAAAGAAGAAGAAAACATTATCTTTTCCCTTGAATCAGCAATTAGTACAGTTTTATCTAATTTTAAATTAGAACCAGAAACTATTAAGTTTTTATCAGACAATATACAACAAAATTATCAATCTTTTCAGAATGAAGAAGATAAAAGTATTAATCAGCTAAAAAGTTTTTATGAAATTGGTTTTAAATATTATGATGTTGTGGATGACGATAATCATGATTTAAACTCTAAAATTTATTTCTATAATTACAATCGTACTCCAGAAATAATTTTAGAAGAAGTATGCAAAAAAGCAATGGTGATAGGTATTTCAGCTACAGCCCACATGGATACTAATATTGGTAATTATGACTTAGATTATTTGCGAAATTCTCTCAAAAACTCTTTTTATTATCTTTCAGAAGATGAAATCAATCAATTAAGAAATGAATACGAAAAAATTACTAAAGGTTATGATAAAGTTACGATAAAAACAAAATTTACAGACACAGAAGAATCGGAAGACGAGGCATTAGAAACACTGATAAAAATTGTCGATGATGAGACGTGCGCTAATAATTTATTAAATAAATGTGAGAAGAAATATATTTTTTGTCGTTATGTTAGAATGATAGAGGCATGGCATTATTTTAACAAAAATGAAGATTGTCGGGCGTTTATTTGTTTTTTAAATAAATTGCCTAAGTTCCAAGATAAAAAACTTGATTTAGATATACTTCATGAATACTTTTGTTACGCCAATAATATTGATTATAATAATCCCAATCAAAGAAATGATATTAACTTAATCAAAGATATAATTTTAGTTGTTAATAGTAATAATTTTGATGATAAGTTCAAAGAGTTTAAAGATAAGTTACAGCAAGGAAAACGAGTTTTTATCATTTCGACTTATCAAACACTGGGCGCTGGGGTTAATTTGCAATATCCTATTTCTAATGATTATCAAACCATCAAAATTAATGATTTTGAGAGTAGAGAGGAAATGGATATTAATGGTGTTTATTTAGAAAAACCAACTAATTTATTAACTCCTCTTAACTCTGATGATGTTAAAGATGAAGATTTTATTAAACATTTATTTCAGCTAGAATTTTTAAGAGAAAATAGTGCATTATCAGTACAACAATTTAAAAATAAATTAGATAAAGCATTCCACTATTATATAGGAGATAAAGGTTTTAAGGGGAAAGAAAAAATTGATCTTTATCAAAGCACTGCTTATATAAAATATGTAAACAAAGTAATTATTCAGGCACTAGGGCGAATTTGTCGAACTAATATAAAAGCGCCCGTCATCCATATTTTAGCCCATAAAAGTCTTAAAAAATATCTTGATGGTGATATTTTACCTGTAGAAATTATCCCCGTTAAAGAATATCAAGAATTGACTAAACATTGTATTAAATTCGATCAAAAGAATATGTTAAATAAACAAAAATTAGAAGCTAAAATTAAAGCTGAAAATATTAGTAATCAATCTTGGTGTTATATACAAAGTCGATTAAATGGTATTTGGAATGACAATTATATTGAAGATTGGCAATCTTTACGAGAACAAGTTTTACGTCAACCAACTATAATTAGCCAAGAAAACTTTGACCAAAAATGGCGTTATATTTATGTAAAATTGCCTGAATCTAAAAATTATTACCGATTTACTCAAACGGGAGATTATCAAAATGTTGAAATTTTCTTTGAAAAAAGTGAAGGGGATTATGAAGTAAGTGAAAAGGCATCTCGTTTACCTAAACTGATGAAAATTGCTGGATTAAAACAACATTTTATCGATAATAATTGGGCGACAGAATTTCCTCAATCTGAGTTGATTATTACTCCACCAGTATTTAATAATATCTATCGAGGGGCGCTGGGGGAAGTTTCTGGTAAATATATTTTAGAAAATTACCTAAATGATATTAATTTATTACCACTGGAAGAGAAAGAATATGAAAGATTTGATTTCAAAACCCAAAATGGTATTTATATTGACTTTAAATTTTGGGGAGGAAGTTTTGATAAAGACGAAGAAACCGAGTTAAACAAAATTAGAGCAAAAATGAATCAAATTAATGCTGAAAAAGTTATTATTATTAACATCTTAGCTCATGACAATAAGACAGCATTTAAACCTACTATTTCAGATGATGATAAAATTATCAGAATACCATTTTTATGTCAAAATAATCAGGTTAATCCTAGAGTATTACAATATATATCCGACAAAATCAATAAAATATGAATACTATTAAAACTAATCGTTTAAAAATTACTTTTAATATTGATAAAATTAAAGAAGATTTTATTTTTCTCCGCTTAGAGAGACAGACTGCTGATAAAAAATGGATAGGTGCAAAACAGTTAGATTTTCTAATTAGTGATGACTATAAAGCCTTGGCAGTTTGTTATACCGCACAATATGCCTATGCTATGTTTTCAAGTGATAATAATGGTTATGAATTACGCCATAAAATACCTCAAGATACAAAAAAATTTGGGGATGTCACAGTTAAAGAAGTTAAACCAAAAAATAGTAATAATGATAGCGTGGAATATTTTGTTTTTGGGGAAGCATTAGCGCGCTTACTCTTAAACTATCTCGGTTATGCTAATTCCAAATTTGACTCATTAAACTTCTCTAATTTAACAGGTTGCTTACTAAAAGTACCATCTTTAGGAAGTAATAAAAAAAGTCAATCGATTGAAGTTGCTCAGGTAAAATTAGATTATATTAATAATAGTGACAAGGAATATTTATTAAACGTTAGTATCAGCACTTACCGACTCAAAAAACAATTCAAAAAATCTTTTAACACCCCTCTCTATTTCATTGATAAAAGTAATAATACCTTAAAAAGATGGCTTGATGATGATAGTAAAGCTGATCCAAAAACAACTTATATTAAAGCAGGATTATATAATAAAAAAGCCCATAGAGACTTTATTAAGTTTAAGGATTTGAATGAGTTTCAAGAAAGTAGAGCGGGTATTATTTATGAAGTTTATCAAAAGATTAAAAATAAATTAAATAAATATGTTGATGTCAAATTTGTGGAGATTGGTATAGACAAATCCATTAAGTTAAATGATAAAACTTTCATTCTTAAAGACGCTAAAAATCTACAATCTATTCTTAATAATCAAAGGGTAAACATTGTAGATTTAGTTAATGATGATAAGTCTGAATCTTTAGTTAATAGTCTCCAAAATAAACTCTCATCCTATTTTAATAATCCTCAATTAATTTCTAACAGTAGTGAAGATATTGAAGGTATTTTTAATATTAGAATTATCCACGATGCCGAATTTTATCATAACAACAATCTCAATGATCCACATTTACGATTAAATGATGATACTTTCCGACAACATATAACGATTGAATCAAGTAATAAAATATCTGATGCTATGGTTAAAACTGTGATTAAAGAGTTAATTATTAAGAAGGATATTAAAAATAAAAAAATTAGTCTTTTTGATTGGCAAAAAATGTTAAATATTAATTTTGATAATGCTTGTAATTCATCAGAGGAACAAAGTAATACTCAGTTAAATATTTTTGAATTAAATAAAAAATGGGTATTTGCAATGTATAAGGATGAAAATAAAGACGATTCACCATTAACTTTTATGACTATCAACAGTGATGGTAGCTTTGAGTTTGAGGAAATAAATAACCAAAGTATTTTTCCTGAAGATCATCGATATGAAGACTATCAAAATCATATTAAGCAAATAAAAGATAAAGAAGAAAAGAATAAATCATCTTTTAAGTTTGAAGGTTTTATGTTATCAGACGGTGGTGATATTAATTTGATTTTTCGCTCTGATGAAATTACTTTACCAGATTTAGAAAAAATAAACTCTACGCTAACGGAAGTTAGTAAAAAATTGCCTGAAAATTTAGCAAATGGGTTAAAAATGAGTAAAATTGCTAAAGAATTTTTAGCAGAAAATGAGCAATTAAATAAAGACAAATTTGCTTTGTTTTGTCAACAACTTGAAAATCATTACTCTCATGATTTACCAAAAGATAAGTTATATGAATTTATGCAAAAATATTTAGGTTCTGGCACGAAATGTGATACAAGTGAAGGGAAAGGATTTAGAAATTACTTATTAGAAAAATATCAAATCAGGTTTATTTTGACGAAAGATAAAGAAAATATAAATTCTTTATTTGCTAGTTCTTTAAATATTAATTATTTTGGCGAAACAGATAAAGAAGCCTATTATTTTGTGGGCAATACAGAGGGTAGTATCAAGCATTCATTTAAAGATAGTTGTCATCTTCGTAAAGTTGTGGCGGTGGAAAATTGTCGATTAATTTTTAGAGATTTACTAAAAACTATGGATGTGGATTTCGTTCGTACTGGGCAAAGCACGGTTATTCCTTTTCCTTTTAAATATATCAGAGAATACCAGAATTTTACTTAAATTTATTCACGAAAAAAAGGGGTTTTACACCCCACTCAAACAATGAATAATTGAGATTAAAAGTACTTTGAGTTTTCTCGATAAATTAAGATAATCTTTTCTGAGGGTAAGAAATAACCCAACCAAAAATGGGCAATAATATGGCACTAGCAACGGTGATAATGACAATAATTGAAATTGTATCTATATATTGTGTACCCATAACCGTTTATCTCCTAAGAAATGATAAATCAAGTATGTAATAAATATTTTCTGTATATTTAGCTACACTTCTATGATAACAGTGAAAGTTTATTGATTTGAGTTTCTTAACAAAAAGTAACTAAAATTTGGGAAGTAATCTTCCTGTAAAATATATTGAAGATGAAATTTTTAAGAAAAAAGATAAAACATGAGTATCGAGAATTTATTTGCAGTTTCTTTATTTCCCTATTTGGGATTTTTATGGTTTTTAACTAAGTCAAAAAAAGTGCCTAAGTTAGCTTTAAGAGGTTTTTATCTTTTATTGTTATTTGTTTTTGTAACGATTCCAGCAGGAATTTATGCAAAAGTTCATTATGATACTTCTTTGGCTAATGTAGATTGGTTACATGGTAGCGCTGAGTTTTTTTTAACTTTGTCTAATATTTTTGTGGTGTTGGGGTTTCGTCAAGCTGTGATGGAAAAGGAAAATCAGTCTTAATCTTTTGTAATGTTTGCCCTAGATGAGGGGAGTAGCCAACAGGTTCACAGTATAATTAAGTTGTTTGCCCAAAACTTTAGGTTATTTGGTTATGTTAGCTTATTTTCTCGCTGTAATTATTGCTGTCGTTAGTCTTAATCTCTATTTAACTGCTTTTATTCGCCCCAACATTCACCGTCAAGATGATTTTTTATGGAGTGGTTTAGGATTATTTTATGCTTTGACTCTCTGGATATGTGCAGGAAGATTCACTGGTGCTGTGCTTTTATCTCAAATGGCAATTACAACAGTGACAGTAGCTTTCATTTGGGAGAATACTCAGTTAAGGAAAGCATGGCGACAAAATGAAACTAATTCTTTAGAAGGATTTTCTGTATTAAGTTTTATTCTCTCTGTTTTAGCAAAGTTACCAAATTTGATTCAGAAAAAGAATAAATCCAGCGCCCCTCACCCCGCATCTAAAACTCCTCAAAGTGTCACAAAATCTTCTCTATCGGTGACAAAAGAGGATAATAATGTAACTACTATTCCTGATATTACTCCCGAAATTCAAGAGGCATTAGAAAATGTCGATGAATTGGAAACTTTACCGAATAATAATATTGTCTCTACATTAGTTGAAAATACTACCACTGATGTAGAATCTCCTGAAGTCAATTTAAGTGATCAAATCGAGATGACAGATACTGATTCTGAGGTTGAAAATATTAAAATTGAGGATAAAATTACTGCTTCTGATCTAAAAGAAGAAAATCAAAACACTACATCAGTAACAGAAAAAGATGATTATAAAGAAGAAGAAATAGATATTGAGAACAACCAAAACGAATTAGTAAAGGTAAAAAATAAAACACCAGAAGTACAAACTAACAGAAATGAGAAAAAAGGCTTTTTTAGCAAATTGATTAATATTCTTAATAGACCGAAAAAGGATAATACAGAGCTAAAAAACGTTACGGATAATAATATGTCTTTGGAAGACACTAAAGATGATGATGATTGGTTAAATGATGATGATTCTTCTTCTGAAGATATTGATACTTTAATCCCAGAAAATAATCAAGATCAAGACAGCGCCCCTCAACCCAGTTTAGAAATGGAGGAAAATATAGAGGTTTCTCAGGAAAATGAGACAGATAGTGAGGTGGAGGGCGCTGTTGAAGAAATTATAGAGACGGAAGAAACTCAAAAAGAAAGTGAACTAATAGAAGAAAAGTTACCAGAATTAGAAGTAGAAGCGATAACAGAAAATGCTGATAACTTATTAACTGAATTAAAAGAAAATATAGAGGAAGTAAATGAAACTATGGAAAGCACAACAGAAAATCAAGAAATTCCAGCGGAAGACACCATTAATAATCTCTTAGAATTAACTGATCAAACCAACCTCGACAACCCACCCCATTAAGCTACATCATCTTGAGAGGCAAAATAAACTTTGCCACCATAGGCATTGGAAATATTGACATCAGTTAACACATTTTCTCTTTTCCCGTAGGCAATTAACTGTTTATTGAGCAAAATCAAATCGTCAAAATTGTTGATAGATTCCCCCAAATCATGGTTAACTACCATGACAATTTTATTACTTTTAGCTAGTTCTTGAAAAATCTCAAAAATGATGGTTTCAGTTTTTTGATCTACTCCCACAAAAGGCTCATCAAAGAAAAATATATCAGCATCTTGAGCCAGGGCGCGCGCCAAAAATACCCTTTGTTGTTGCCCTCCTGATAATTGCCCAATAGGGCGATTACCCAGCGCCCTCAACCCCACCCTTTCAAGGCTATGACTTGCTTTTTCACGACTCATTCTCGAAAAAGGGCGTAACCAACCAGTTTTTTTCACTCTACCCATCATCACCACATCCCACACCGTAGCTGGATAATCCCAATCAATATTCGACCTCTGTGGCACATAGGCAACCAAATCCCGTTGCGAAGTGAGGGGGTGTTGACCGTACATCACGCTACCCATTCTAGGGGTAATTAAGCCCATCATCGCTTTGATTAGGGTGCTTTTCCCCGCGCCATTAGGTCCAATAATGCCCGTCACCCTGCCCGTTTTAACGGTTAAATTGATATTGCGTAAGGCTTCCAGTTGCTGATAACTTACTGTCAAATTTTTAATATCAAGGTGGAGGGCGCTGGTCATTTTTTTCCCTGCAATAACTTTCTATCATTATTATAGAAGAAAATGAAAGAAAAATGAAAAAATTATTCGATAATACTTAAGTAGATTCCATACAAAAAGTGTAAACCTGATAACTTGACATTGAACTAAGGTACAATAAATAAAAATTTCGTCAAAGTAATTAATGGGTGTCACGAAATTAAATTAGATGATCTATTTTTTTTTAGGCTTAATGGTTGGAATGATTTCGTTATGGTGGTGGCAAAAAAAAATTAACAAAGAATTACATCAAATCCTCATCTCTTTATCTCAATTTGAACAAATTCCTTCATTCTCCAAAGTATCGCAAGTTAAAAGAAGCGTAAATCTTCTCAGTAAAGACTATCAACATCTTCTAGCAGAAAAAGAATCATTCCAAGATATAATCAATCAAGCGCCCGTCGGCTATCTCAGAATTGACAGCGAAAATCATTTAATTGACTGTAACAAACAAGCCCAAAAACTACTACTGATACAACGTTGGCAACCAGAAAGACTACGTTTATTCTTAGAATTAGTGCGCTCTTATGAATTAGACCAACTCATCCAACAAACTCGCAAAACTCAACAACCACTATCTATTAAGTGGCAGTTTTTTCCCACTCCTAACTATGTCCTAGAAGAAGATAAGAAAAAAGCTGAAAACTACACACCAATTTATTTAAAAGCCTCCGCTATTCCCCTACCCAGAGAAGAAGTTGCTCTTTTTATTGAAGATAAACAAAAAATCAAAGAATTAACCCAGCGCCGAGAACAGGCTTACACTGATTTAAGTCATGAATTAAGAACTCCTCTAACATCCATGTCACTATTAACAGAAACATTAATTAGGCAAAGTGGTGATAAAAACAAAATTTGGCTAGAACAATTATACCAAGAAATAAATCGTCTAGTCACCCTGGTAGAAAATTGGTTAAAAGCGGCACAATGGGATCAAAATCCCTATCAAAATTTGGAATGGCAAAACTTAGAACTTAAACAATTAATCTTATCCGCTTGGCAGTCATTAGCAATGATTGCAGGAAAAGAAGAAATCGCCTTCGAGTATGAAGGAGAAGAAATGATGATGATTGAAGGAGACTTAAACTATTTAATACAAGCCTTTGTTAATCTTTTTGACAATGCCATCAAACATAGCCCCGTGGGCGGACTAATTACCGTAGAAGTAAGAAAACAAACCGTCAATGCTGAACATTGGCTGATTATTAACATTATGGATCAGGGTTGCGGTTTTGATGAACAAGATTTGCCCTATATATTTGAAAGACTATATCGAGGAGATAA
This region includes:
- a CDS encoding DUF2237 domain-containing protein, with protein sequence MTMDKNVLGKPLGICCTAPVTGYYRDGCCRTGMGDVGLHLVCAQVTAEFLNFSKAQGNDLITPMPMYNFPGLKPGDKWCLCVSRWLDALKAGCAPPIVLDATHEKTLNYVPLEVLQEHSL
- a CDS encoding DUF3593 domain-containing protein, which codes for MSIENLFAVSLFPYLGFLWFLTKSKKVPKLALRGFYLLLLFVFVTIPAGIYAKVHYDTSLANVDWLHGSAEFFLTLSNIFVVLGFRQAVMEKENQS
- a CDS encoding PAS domain-containing sensor histidine kinase, which produces MIYFFLGLMVGMISLWWWQKKINKELHQILISLSQFEQIPSFSKVSQVKRSVNLLSKDYQHLLAEKESFQDIINQAPVGYLRIDSENHLIDCNKQAQKLLLIQRWQPERLRLFLELVRSYELDQLIQQTRKTQQPLSIKWQFFPTPNYVLEEDKKKAENYTPIYLKASAIPLPREEVALFIEDKQKIKELTQRREQAYTDLSHELRTPLTSMSLLTETLIRQSGDKNKIWLEQLYQEINRLVTLVENWLKAAQWDQNPYQNLEWQNLELKQLILSAWQSLAMIAGKEEIAFEYEGEEMMMIEGDLNYLIQAFVNLFDNAIKHSPVGGLITVEVRKQTVNAEHWLIINIMDQGCGFDEQDLPYIFERLYRGDKSRVRNAKQGSGLGLNIVKQIVEAHGGKISARNHPMKTGAWFQIQLAMKH
- a CDS encoding metal ABC transporter ATP-binding protein, translated to MTSALHLDIKNLTVSYQQLEALRNINLTVKTGRVTGIIGPNGAGKSTLIKAMMGLITPRMGSVMYGQHPLTSQRDLVAYVPQRSNIDWDYPATVWDVVMMGRVKKTGWLRPFSRMSREKASHSLERVGLRALGNRPIGQLSGGQQQRVFLARALAQDADIFFFDEPFVGVDQKTETIIFEIFQELAKSNKIVMVVNHDLGESINNFDDLILLNKQLIAYGKRENVLTDVNISNAYGGKVYFASQDDVA